The Natrarchaeobius halalkaliphilus genomic sequence TGGGTTCATTTACTATGACGAACCCCTCCGTTTCCCTTCGAGTTCTCAGATTGTGAAAATGAACGGTCAGCAACCATCCGTATGCGTCGATGCTACGAACCGAAGACGGCTCGAGGCGAAGCAGTCGGCGTGGCAAGTTCAGGGAAATAGCTTACCAGAACCGGAGGTCGAGAGTGGATAATGGACATCCCCACTGATCGACTTCTCGTGATGTTAATCGTTGCGAGCGGACTCGCCGTACTGATGGGTGGGTGGGCGGGTGGTCTCGTCCAGGCCGAGACGACGGGATGGGAGGGGATCGGACTTCGAGTCGCTATCGGGGTCGTTTTCTTCGCGGCGCTCCTCGGCGCATGGATTCGCTTCAGTAGAATAGACGAGGAAAAGGGCTGACGACCTCGTTTCCGACCGCACCTCGGTGACCGAGACTGCGAACAGTGTTCCAGCCCGGACATCGATGCGCGCGATCACGCCGATCTCCGTAGCCGCGACGGAACTCCGGAGTGACGTGATTACCACATTTCTGACACCGATCTGTTCCCGATGTGCGGGGATTCCAACGCATAATCTCTTGCATACCTCGATGCTGAGAACGTTGGATAAAGGTGCCTGAGTTATCCGGTGTTGAGGGTTGTAAAATTTCGTATGGGACCGCCGAGAATTGAACTCGGGTCCTACGGACCCCATCCGCAGAGGATACCACTACCCCACGGTCCCGCAATTGAATCGATGGCTGTCCATCGTTTAAGCGTATCGTTTCGGCTCGTACCGCGAGGGGAGATCCGCTTCGCGGATCGATCAAACCAGCACCCGCTCGAGATCGATGACGAGGCCAGACTGTGCCTCGGGGTCGCCGACGAGCGTTCCGAGGCAGACGGCCGCACCGTCGGGAGTGACACAGGTGAGGAGATCTCCCGTACCGATTCCGTCGTCGACGCTCCGTATGCCGGGTGCGTAGACGGGTGCGCCGTTCGCGACCTCCCTGGCTGCTCGTTCTGCGATGACCACGTTCGGAACGTTCTCGAGGATTCGCTCCGCCGGATCGACGATGTCGTAGAGGGACGTTGGATCGTCATCCTCGAGCCAGAACGAGAGCGCATCGAGGAACTCGAAGGCGGTGTGGAGGTCCGTATCGTCGAAGGGAGCCGTCGCAGTTCGACGCAAATGGCCCATGTGACCGCCAGTCCCGAGCGCGAGGCCCAGATCGTGGCAGAGCTTCCGAATATAGGTTCCGCTTTCACACCGAACCCGGAGTAAGAGCCGTCGTTGCTCGCGCTCGAGCACGTCGATGTCGTGTATCGTTCGAACCCGAAGCCGCCGAGAAACGGCGCTCTTTCGCGGCGGTTTCTGATAGATCGGTCCGTCGAATTCAGCGACGATCCGGTCGGCGTCGGACGGGATTGGGCCGTGACATTCGAGGACGGTAACGTACTCCTTTCCACCCTCGAGAAACACTTGCGCGAGGCGGGTCGCGTCACCGAGCATGACCGGTAGACAGCCGGTCACCTTGGGATCGAGCGTGCCAGCGTGGGCTGCCTGATCGATCGTCACGTCGGCGGTGCTCTCTGCGAGCGTCTCGGAGACGGCATCGCGAATCCAGCCGCTAACCTGGTGTGAAGAGGGACCGGGCGGCTTATCCAGGTTGACGACGCCGAACGAGAGGAGGTCAGCAGGTGAGCGTTCGTCGGGTGGACCTCGGAGCGTCATTCGAACTCGTAGTCGAGTAAAACGGGTGCTTTCCCTTCGTCACCGTCGGTATCGTACTCGTCGACGGCGGTGACGAGCATATCGAGAACGGCGTCTGGTTCCCAGCGTGCGGTGTTGACCGAGAGATCGTAGATGGTGAGATCTTGAATGTCGATCCCGTAGTACTGCTCGTACCGCTGGGCTTCGCTCGCTTCGCGCGCTTTCGTTTCTTCTGTTGCGCGCTCGGGATCTTTCGCTTCGCGCTCTGCGATCCGTTCACCACGGACTCGAGCCGGCGCGTCGAGCCAGAATCGAAAGTCCGCTTCGTCGCCAGCCAGCCATCCGGCCAGACGGGACTCGAGAACGAGGTCGTCTTCCTCGAGAGCGATCTCTCGGAGTCGGCGGTCGAGGTCGCGGTCGATCTGCTCGTTTTCCTCCGCGAGTTTGTTGAACTCGAGGGGTGTATAGCCGCGTTCGTCAGCCAGTTCGCGGAAGATATCACCGCCGCTGACGTGTGCAAGATCGAACGTCTCGGCGACCAACTGAGCGGTCGTGCTCTTCCCGCTTCCCGGTGGACCGGAGACGGTGAGTAACATGGTTCATCTGCGACGTGGCGGGTAAAATGGGTTTTGAATCGTTCGAACCGACGACGGCGTTCGAAATGGAGTTAAGACCCCGTCCGAATCACGTGGGGGTCATATCGATGTTGAGCGCTTTTCGCAGGAGCTGTGTAAAGCCCATCGAACAGAGGAAATACCAGACGATCCATGCCCACATCGGGCCGATAAGCCCCTGGTTCAACGAAACCTCGCCCGCAATGGGCATGATCATCGTCATTTCGGCCTGGCTGACGTGGCCGTCGATAATCTTCCAGTACATCCAGAGAAACAGCGGGATCGTGAACAACATGATCCAGACCATGGGACGGAACTGCTCTTTGAACATCCCGATGTTGTCCGCCATCGCCTCCATCTGCTCTTCACGGACTGCTTCTAACTCGTTCTCGAGTCGTTCGATTTCGGCCTCGCTCGCGTCGCGCTCTTCGGCTTCTTTCTTGCGATTTCTGACGTCCTTTTGTTTTTCCTGCATCGACTTCATACGCTGTTGGTACTTCCCCATGACCTCGGGGTTCATCAGGTTCGCCTGCAACAACGTCGAGTACAGTCCGGTCAACATCGCAACGGAGAGGATAACGGCGTAGAACGGAAGCGTCGCATCCAGGGGAGCAAGCGCGAGATCGAGCGTCCCCCCAACGGTGTCTCTGACGGATTCAAGCCAGTAGCCGATCATCAGGAGAACGGACCCGACGGCGGCCAGTTTGTCCCACTGAGACCACTTCGACTGTTCGTCGTCGATATCGACCTCCTCGACGACCGACTCCCCATCACCGTCGCCGTCGAGAGCCCCGTCGTAGGCGTCCCGGTCGGCTATCTCGAATCCTTCGTTCCCGTCGACCAGAACCCCCTTTTCGATCAAGCGCCCCCACTGCCCACTCGTCAGGTCATCGCTTACGTCCTGCCACTGGACTTCGCCACCGTTTTCGTCGGCGGTTTCGCGGATTGCCTCGAGGGCGTCGACCATCGAGGAATCCTCACGAACGAGGGCAGTGATCTTCTCGGCTGTCCGTGTCATCTGCTTGTGTTACGGGACGTTCGGTATACAAGTGTTTATTTTCGTCGGAGTATCTGCCCAGGGGGAGAGCATCCGAGTCCGCAGTAAATATGCGTGATTCGCGAAGGCGGAAATAATAAGTACCTATATCCGATACTAACTAACTGGTCGAGGAATCGGAAGGTTTGCCAGCTCGAGAGGTATTGATTTCGTCGAAGTTCTTCTTTCTGGTATTCTATTATGAAGAAACATTTATAATAGTGCTATAGTAATTATATTCTAATGGGCTCGGGAGGCGGTCGGCAGCGAACTACTGGAGGTGAACAGAGAGCACTGTCACCACAACTCGGCTTTGTTATGCTCCTTGGAATGGTGTTTATCGGGTCGGCGCTGGTCGTCGTCCTCGGAATGGGGCTCGTGGACTCTCTGGAGTCAGAAAGTGAGTCGGAAATAACGTATGCGGCGATCGAAACGACGGAACACAATCTCGCTACCGTTAGCTCGACTGGACAAACGCAGGCGATCCCTTGGGATAAAGCGACGTATCGACCCGACGGCGAAGTACACATCGCGTGGTATAACGAATCGAACGAGAGTTCAGCTGGCGAACTCGATGTCGCGATCGAGCCGCTTGGAGCGATCGAATACGACCTCGAAGATCACGTGGTTATCCAGCAGGGAGGGGCGAGCTGGGAACGGCGTAACGGAGCGTTCTACGAGCGAACCGCACCGGATATCCGCTACGACGGTGACTTTCTCAGGCTTCGGTTGTTGAGCCTGAGTGAAGACGATATCAGTGACGAGAGCGCCGTCGCGAGACCGGATTACGATAGCGACCTTCCGGAACGATTGCAGACCTCGAGAAAAGAGGCCGAGAAAAAGGGGTACAACGATCTCGCACTCGTCATCAAAAGCGAGTATCACGATGGCTGGTACGACTATCTCGAAGGGTTCGATGAGTACGAGAACGTCAGTGTTTATCCGAACAACCAGAGCCCGCGGATCGGACCGGGGAGTGACACTACCGTTCAGGTGATTATGGAAAACGTCAGCGAGACGGATGCCGCGGATTTCTGGATCAGAACGGATCACGGGATCGTCAGCGGTCAGCACGCGGACGAGAATACGTTCGTTGAGGATAGTCCTGATCCGTTCCGGCTGCAGGCAACGATCGAAAACACCGGTGACGAACGCCAGAGACAGGACGTGAACCTGACGATAACGGACAAGGACGGAACCGAGATACTCGACGTCGGGAACCGGACGGAACTCGATGGCGGTCAGGCAGAAACGGTCAGCTTTACGATCGACGGTCATGCGAGTTACTTCGAACCGGGCACCGAGTACGAGTACGACGTTTCGACAGAAGACGATAACCTCAACGAAGAGCGTGGAACGTTTTACTATGCAGAACACAGCGAGCCGACGCTGATCGTCTCCGGTCCGACTGTCAACGGAACGGATGCGACCGATAGCGACAACCCGGTCGATCCGAGCGACGACGACGTGGCTCTCGAGGCAGACGTTCGAAACGCTGGAGTCGAATCAGTCGAGGACGAGCCAGTCGAGTTTGTACTCGAACACGACAGCGAGGACTGGGAGGGAACGGACTCGGACCTGATCGAGCGTGATGGCGGCGAGACGGCACCGGCAAGCTGGACGATCAATCAAACCTCGCTCCTCGAGGGCGAACACACGTTCACGATCTCGACCCCGGATTCGGAAGTCAGCGGTCACTTCTACGTTTCAGAGGGGCTCGACGTCGGCTCCTCGGAGATCCATCTCGGCTCGGAGACGGACGTGAACGTAACGATCGTCGGAAGCGAGATATCGAACAGTAACCCGTTCGATTGCGAGGAGTGTCGTACCGCACACGTCTCCGAGAGAACCGAAGGGAGCTTCGTCGAAGGCGAACGGGTCGGCTACGAGTGGGACACGAGACACGACTGGAACGGAGACGCAACCGCCCCCGAATGGGACGAGTCGGGCGGCTGGAACACCGACGGTGAGCCCGAGTGTGTCGACTCGACGTGGGCCGGCTGTAACGAGTACGGGTTCCCCGATTCGACGGAGTTCTGGTGGGACGACTCCGGTGGGTGGAGGCTCGAGTGGACGGACGATGGCGGTTCCACGCATTCGACTGACTGGGACTGGACCGGACCGATCGAGGCCGGAGAGGCGCCCAGCGACGAGCCGGAGTTCGACGTCGACGGCTACGAAATCAACTGGGTTGGCGCGAGTGCGGAGATCGTCACGCAACCGGTTGACGAGGATGGCAACGCACTCGACGAGCCGACACCGCTCGAGGGCGTTCCCTGGCACGAGACGAATCTGAACCGATTCGACGAGCCCCGGCCGCTGTACGAATACAACTTCACGACCGAAGAGCGCGTCAGCTTGATGCTCAGTGCGACCTCGTACAACCACGGTGGCTCGGACTACTGTGGGGGCCATACGGACACCACGTACACCGACACGTACAACGGAGGCGTCTGGGACCACACGGAGTGTTCCGACGACGCCGTCGGCGGTGGGAACGAACTGGTGAGCCTGTCGGCCGATACCGAAACCGAAGAGACGAACGTTCGAGTCCTCGGTCAAGACGACACGCAGCTACCGGAACTGAATCCCGGCGTCGAACGACAGATGAGTACCGACGACCTCCTCGAGCGACCCGAA encodes the following:
- a CDS encoding DUF7563 family protein — encoded protein: MQEIMRWNPRTSGTDRCQKCGNHVTPEFRRGYGDRRDRAHRCPGWNTVRSLGHRGAVGNEVVSPFPRLFY
- a CDS encoding RNA-guided pseudouridylation complex pseudouridine synthase subunit Cbf5: MTLRGPPDERSPADLLSFGVVNLDKPPGPSSHQVSGWIRDAVSETLAESTADVTIDQAAHAGTLDPKVTGCLPVMLGDATRLAQVFLEGGKEYVTVLECHGPIPSDADRIVAEFDGPIYQKPPRKSAVSRRLRVRTIHDIDVLEREQRRLLLRVRCESGTYIRKLCHDLGLALGTGGHMGHLRRTATAPFDDTDLHTAFEFLDALSFWLEDDDPTSLYDIVDPAERILENVPNVVIAERAAREVANGAPVYAPGIRSVDDGIGTGDLLTCVTPDGAAVCLGTLVGDPEAQSGLVIDLERVLV
- the cmk gene encoding (d)CMP kinase, which gives rise to MLLTVSGPPGSGKSTTAQLVAETFDLAHVSGGDIFRELADERGYTPLEFNKLAEENEQIDRDLDRRLREIALEEDDLVLESRLAGWLAGDEADFRFWLDAPARVRGERIAEREAKDPERATEETKAREASEAQRYEQYYGIDIQDLTIYDLSVNTARWEPDAVLDMLVTAVDEYDTDGDEGKAPVLLDYEFE
- a CDS encoding DUF106 domain-containing protein produces the protein MTRTAEKITALVREDSSMVDALEAIRETADENGGEVQWQDVSDDLTSGQWGRLIEKGVLVDGNEGFEIADRDAYDGALDGDGDGESVVEEVDIDDEQSKWSQWDKLAAVGSVLLMIGYWLESVRDTVGGTLDLALAPLDATLPFYAVILSVAMLTGLYSTLLQANLMNPEVMGKYQQRMKSMQEKQKDVRNRKKEAEERDASEAEIERLENELEAVREEQMEAMADNIGMFKEQFRPMVWIMLFTIPLFLWMYWKIIDGHVSQAEMTMIMPIAGEVSLNQGLIGPMWAWIVWYFLCSMGFTQLLRKALNIDMTPT
- a CDS encoding DUF7289 family protein; the protein is MGSGGGRQRTTGGEQRALSPQLGFVMLLGMVFIGSALVVVLGMGLVDSLESESESEITYAAIETTEHNLATVSSTGQTQAIPWDKATYRPDGEVHIAWYNESNESSAGELDVAIEPLGAIEYDLEDHVVIQQGGASWERRNGAFYERTAPDIRYDGDFLRLRLLSLSEDDISDESAVARPDYDSDLPERLQTSRKEAEKKGYNDLALVIKSEYHDGWYDYLEGFDEYENVSVYPNNQSPRIGPGSDTTVQVIMENVSETDAADFWIRTDHGIVSGQHADENTFVEDSPDPFRLQATIENTGDERQRQDVNLTITDKDGTEILDVGNRTELDGGQAETVSFTIDGHASYFEPGTEYEYDVSTEDDNLNEERGTFYYAEHSEPTLIVSGPTVNGTDATDSDNPVDPSDDDVALEADVRNAGVESVEDEPVEFVLEHDSEDWEGTDSDLIERDGGETAPASWTINQTSLLEGEHTFTISTPDSEVSGHFYVSEGLDVGSSEIHLGSETDVNVTIVGSEISNSNPFDCEECRTAHVSERTEGSFVEGERVGYEWDTRHDWNGDATAPEWDESGGWNTDGEPECVDSTWAGCNEYGFPDSTEFWWDDSGGWRLEWTDDGGSTHSTDWDWTGPIEAGEAPSDEPEFDVDGYEINWVGASAEIVTQPVDEDGNALDEPTPLEGVPWHETNLNRFDEPRPLYEYNFTTEERVSLMLSATSYNHGGSDYCGGHTDTTYTDTYNGGVWDHTECSDDAVGGGNELVSLSADTETEETNVRVLGQDDTQLPELNPGVERQMSTDDLLERPEVDVPVDEDGYLDLGEHEFIFVFEITHHPREYNTDPSVDPDISADDYWETAHDESGDPNFNDMIAHVEITPAGQGSPEIDPEFSTGQGSGADGGTGSADEPSNSGGSNESDIDVDTDEIIIG